In Meles meles chromosome 14, mMelMel3.1 paternal haplotype, whole genome shotgun sequence, a single window of DNA contains:
- the AMER2 gene encoding APC membrane recruitment protein 2 isoform X2: protein MATSRSRGGGEAVSERGGGGGGDRASAGVCGRKEAAGAGTLAADMDLHCDCAAETPAAEQPSGRINKAAFKLFKKRKSGGTMPSIFGVKNKGDGKGSGPTGVVRSRTHDGLAEVLVLESSRKEEPRGGGGGGRPNPGPPRAAGPGVGSLASSSVAKSHSFFSLLKKNGRAENGKGEPADASKAGGKQKRGLKGLFSSMRWHRKDKRAKAEAKGERAGAPGGLILPGSLTASLECVKEETPGPAGEPEKPSRDAPRDPAGCGDIIADQEDEAGPSCDKHAPGPGKPVLSKKNPGAVAYQGGGEEMASPEELDDTYLQEFWDMLSQTEDQGPGPQEGAAKAAAALETKVVAETSKDARCAEGVKDVALGKHRRLSRIPIELLPKEEPKPPEKEQQEGIPNSDEGYWDSTTPGPEEDGTGGGKKAGIPRESYSGDALYDLYADPDGSPAAVPASEETSCLSRLKPVSPVTITCPLRTPGSLLKDSKIPISIKHLANLPSSHPVVHQQPVRSEMPRTKIPVSKVLVRRVSNRGLAGTTLRAAACHDSAKKL from the exons ATGGCGACCAGCAGGAGCCGCGGCGGCGGCGAGGCTGTCAGcgagcgcggcggcggcggcggcggcgatcGCGCGTCCGCGGGGGTCTGCGGGAGGAAGGAGGCGGCCGGGGCCGGGACCCTCGCGGCAGACATGGACTTGCATTGTGACTGTGCTGCCGAAACGCCGGCCGCCGAGCAGCCGTCGGGGAGGATCAATAAAGCTGCCTTCAAATTGTTCAAGAAGAGGAAATCGGGGGGCACCATGCCCAGCATTTTCGGGGTCAAAAACAAAGGCGATGGGAAAGGCTCGGGTCCGACGGGCGTGGTGAGGAGCCGGACCCACGACGGCTTAGCCGAGGTGCTGGTGCTGGAGAGCAGCAGGAAGGAGGAGCcgcgcggcgggggcggcggcgggcggcccAACCCGGGCCCCCCCAGGGCGGCCGGGCCCGGCGTGGGCTCCCTGGCCAGCAGCTCGGTGGCGAAGTCGCACAGCTTCTTCTCCCTGCTGAAGAAGAACGGGCGAGCGGAGAACGGCAAGGGCGAGCCGGCGGACGCGAGCAAGGCCGGCGGCAAACAAAAGAGAGGGCTGAAGGGGCTCTTCAGCAGCATGCGCTGGCACAGGAAGGACAAGCGGGCCAAGGCGGAGGCGAAGGGCGAGCGCGCGGGGGCGCCGGGCGGCCTCATCCTGCCGGGCTCGCTCACCGCCAGCCTGGAGTGCGTCAAGGAGGAGACGCCCGGACCCGCCGGCGAGCCGGAGAAGCCGAGCAGGGACGCGCCGCGAGACCCAGCAG GCTGCGGAGATATTATTGCAGACCAAGAGGACGAGGCAGGTCCCAGCTGTGACAAGCATGCCCCCGGGCCAGGCAAGCCAGTTCTCTCTAAAAAGAACCCCGGCGCGGTGGCCTACCAAGGAGGCGGGGAGGAGATGGCGAGCCCCGAGGAGCTGGACGACACCTATCTCCAGGAGTTCTGGGACATGCTCTCCCAGACTGAGGACCAAGGACCAGGGCCCCAAGAGGGAGCGGCCAAGGCGGCAGCAGCCCTGGAAACCAAGGTGGTGGCCGAGACGTCCAAAGACGCCAGGTGTGCGGAAGGGGTCAAGGACGTGGCCTTGGGCAAGCACAGGAGGCTCAGCCGGATTCCCATCGAGCTCCTTCCCAAGGAGGAGCCTAAACCGCCCgagaaggagcagcaggaaggCATCCCCAATAGTGACGAGGGCTACTGGGACTCCACCACTCCGGGGCCGGAGGAAGACGGCACCGGCGGCGGCAAAAAGGCCGGCATCCCCCGGGAGAGCTACAGCGGGGACGCGCTCTACGATCTCTACGCGGATCCGGATGGAAGCCCGGCCGCCGTGCCCGCCAGCGAGGAGACGTCCTGCTTGTCCCGGTTAAAGCCCGTGTCTCCAGTCACCATCACCTGTCCACTGCGAACACCAGGCAGTTTGCTGAAGGACTCTAAAATCCCTATCAGCATCAAGCACCTCGCGAACCTTCCATCCAGCCATCCCGTAGTGCACCAGCAACCAGTCAGGAGTGAGATGCCCAGAACAAAAATCCCAGTTTCCAAAGTGCTGGTCCGCAGGGTCAGCAACCGAGGTTTGGCCGGGACCACCCTCCGGGCAGCGGCGTGCCATGACAGTGCCAAAAAGTTGTGA
- the AMER2 gene encoding APC membrane recruitment protein 2 isoform X1: protein MATSRSRGGGEAVSERGGGGGGDRASAGVCGRKEAAGAGTLAADMDLHCDCAAETPAAEQPSGRINKAAFKLFKKRKSGGTMPSIFGVKNKGDGKGSGPTGVVRSRTHDGLAEVLVLESSRKEEPRGGGGGGRPNPGPPRAAGPGVGSLASSSVAKSHSFFSLLKKNGRAENGKGEPADASKAGGKQKRGLKGLFSSMRWHRKDKRAKAEAKGERAGAPGGLILPGSLTASLECVKEETPGPAGEPEKPSRDAPRDPAGELGGGEPEPASADRAHEPDRREAHSPGVPKADSARGEDAAGHRRAEKPRAAPELGAGEVQTAEDASRTGAVPVKTVPLVDSGCGSGRAAAVPDPSAVDPPSDPSADRICLMFSDVTSLKSFDSLTGCGDIIADQEDEAGPSCDKHAPGPGKPVLSKKNPGAVAYQGGGEEMASPEELDDTYLQEFWDMLSQTEDQGPGPQEGAAKAAAALETKVVAETSKDARCAEGVKDVALGKHRRLSRIPIELLPKEEPKPPEKEQQEGIPNSDEGYWDSTTPGPEEDGTGGGKKAGIPRESYSGDALYDLYADPDGSPAAVPASEETSCLSRLKPVSPVTITCPLRTPGSLLKDSKIPISIKHLANLPSSHPVVHQQPVRSEMPRTKIPVSKVLVRRVSNRGLAGTTLRAAACHDSAKKL, encoded by the coding sequence ATGGCGACCAGCAGGAGCCGCGGCGGCGGCGAGGCTGTCAGcgagcgcggcggcggcggcggcggcgatcGCGCGTCCGCGGGGGTCTGCGGGAGGAAGGAGGCGGCCGGGGCCGGGACCCTCGCGGCAGACATGGACTTGCATTGTGACTGTGCTGCCGAAACGCCGGCCGCCGAGCAGCCGTCGGGGAGGATCAATAAAGCTGCCTTCAAATTGTTCAAGAAGAGGAAATCGGGGGGCACCATGCCCAGCATTTTCGGGGTCAAAAACAAAGGCGATGGGAAAGGCTCGGGTCCGACGGGCGTGGTGAGGAGCCGGACCCACGACGGCTTAGCCGAGGTGCTGGTGCTGGAGAGCAGCAGGAAGGAGGAGCcgcgcggcgggggcggcggcgggcggcccAACCCGGGCCCCCCCAGGGCGGCCGGGCCCGGCGTGGGCTCCCTGGCCAGCAGCTCGGTGGCGAAGTCGCACAGCTTCTTCTCCCTGCTGAAGAAGAACGGGCGAGCGGAGAACGGCAAGGGCGAGCCGGCGGACGCGAGCAAGGCCGGCGGCAAACAAAAGAGAGGGCTGAAGGGGCTCTTCAGCAGCATGCGCTGGCACAGGAAGGACAAGCGGGCCAAGGCGGAGGCGAAGGGCGAGCGCGCGGGGGCGCCGGGCGGCCTCATCCTGCCGGGCTCGCTCACCGCCAGCCTGGAGTGCGTCAAGGAGGAGACGCCCGGACCCGCCGGCGAGCCGGAGAAGCCGAGCAGGGACGCGCCGCGAGACCCAGCAGGTGAGCTCGGAGGGGGAGAGCCGGAGCCGGCCTCCGCCGATCGCGCCCACGAGCCGGACCGCCGAGAGGCCCACAGCCCCGGGGTCCCTAAGGCCGACAGCGCCCGGGGAGAGGACGCCGCGGGGCATCGGCGCGCCGAGAAGCCCCGGGCAGCCCCCGAGCTGGGCGCTGGGGAGGTGCAGACGGCCGAGGATGCCTCCAGGACAGGTGCCGTTCCGGTAAAGACCGTCCCCCTTGTCGACTCGGGATGCGGCAGCGGCCGCGCGGCGGCCGTCCCTGACCCTTCCGCTGTTGATCCGCCCTCAGACCCATCGGCCGATCGTATTTGTTTGATGTTTTCTGACGTGACTTCACTGAAAAGCTTTGACTCTCTTACAGGCTGCGGAGATATTATTGCAGACCAAGAGGACGAGGCAGGTCCCAGCTGTGACAAGCATGCCCCCGGGCCAGGCAAGCCAGTTCTCTCTAAAAAGAACCCCGGCGCGGTGGCCTACCAAGGAGGCGGGGAGGAGATGGCGAGCCCCGAGGAGCTGGACGACACCTATCTCCAGGAGTTCTGGGACATGCTCTCCCAGACTGAGGACCAAGGACCAGGGCCCCAAGAGGGAGCGGCCAAGGCGGCAGCAGCCCTGGAAACCAAGGTGGTGGCCGAGACGTCCAAAGACGCCAGGTGTGCGGAAGGGGTCAAGGACGTGGCCTTGGGCAAGCACAGGAGGCTCAGCCGGATTCCCATCGAGCTCCTTCCCAAGGAGGAGCCTAAACCGCCCgagaaggagcagcaggaaggCATCCCCAATAGTGACGAGGGCTACTGGGACTCCACCACTCCGGGGCCGGAGGAAGACGGCACCGGCGGCGGCAAAAAGGCCGGCATCCCCCGGGAGAGCTACAGCGGGGACGCGCTCTACGATCTCTACGCGGATCCGGATGGAAGCCCGGCCGCCGTGCCCGCCAGCGAGGAGACGTCCTGCTTGTCCCGGTTAAAGCCCGTGTCTCCAGTCACCATCACCTGTCCACTGCGAACACCAGGCAGTTTGCTGAAGGACTCTAAAATCCCTATCAGCATCAAGCACCTCGCGAACCTTCCATCCAGCCATCCCGTAGTGCACCAGCAACCAGTCAGGAGTGAGATGCCCAGAACAAAAATCCCAGTTTCCAAAGTGCTGGTCCGCAGGGTCAGCAACCGAGGTTTGGCCGGGACCACCCTCCGGGCAGCGGCGTGCCATGACAGTGCCAAAAAGTTGTGA